The following coding sequences lie in one Synechococcus sp. PCC 7336 genomic window:
- a CDS encoding fatty acid desaturase, whose amino-acid sequence MTATIYPPAAEPPSHTLTPETKLTDIIKTLPKEVFVKHPLKAWRSVAISIVAAALGYGAIAFAPWYLLPFAWFFSGTALTGFFVIAHDCAHRSFAKQTWLNDLVGHLAMLPLLYPFHGWRIQHDVHHLHTNKLNVDNAWHPWTEEGFKAESPAMQRLYKALRGGFWWLASIFHWALHHFNPATENVTARERGKFTFSAAFALVGGAMMLSALVYFTGWWGLVKFWLMPWLGYHFWMSTFTLVHHTYPGVQFKLAEEWNAAEAQLAGTVHCDYPKWVELLCHDINVHIPHHISTAIPSYNLRAAHASLKENWGESTIECKFNWELMKQVVGQCHIFHPQQAYQSFTEIKK is encoded by the coding sequence ATGACTGCCACAATCTATCCCCCTGCCGCCGAACCACCGTCGCATACCCTCACACCCGAGACGAAGCTTACAGACATCATCAAAACGCTCCCCAAGGAAGTCTTTGTCAAGCATCCGCTCAAAGCGTGGCGCTCGGTAGCGATTAGTATTGTGGCTGCTGCTCTCGGCTATGGGGCGATCGCCTTTGCGCCTTGGTATCTGCTGCCCTTTGCCTGGTTTTTCAGCGGCACTGCGCTAACAGGATTTTTTGTGATCGCTCACGACTGCGCCCATCGCTCCTTTGCCAAGCAAACCTGGTTGAACGATCTCGTCGGTCACTTGGCGATGCTGCCCCTGCTATATCCCTTTCACGGCTGGCGCATTCAGCACGATGTCCACCACTTACACACCAACAAGTTGAATGTGGATAATGCTTGGCACCCTTGGACTGAGGAAGGTTTCAAAGCCGAATCTCCGGCTATGCAGAGATTATACAAAGCGCTGCGGGGCGGGTTTTGGTGGCTGGCATCCATTTTCCACTGGGCATTGCACCACTTCAATCCCGCCACTGAGAATGTGACCGCTCGCGAGCGGGGCAAGTTTACCTTTTCGGCGGCATTCGCGCTCGTGGGTGGGGCAATGATGCTATCTGCCCTGGTGTACTTCACCGGTTGGTGGGGATTGGTCAAGTTTTGGCTGATGCCCTGGCTGGGCTATCACTTCTGGATGAGCACATTCACGCTCGTGCATCACACTTATCCTGGCGTGCAGTTCAAGCTAGCTGAAGAATGGAATGCAGCCGAGGCACAGTTGGCGGGGACAGTTCACTGCGACTATCCCAAGTGGGTGGAACTGCTTTGCCACGACATTAATGTCCACATCCCCCATCACATTTCGACGGCCATTCCCTCCTACAATCTGCGCGCCGCCCACGCCAGCTTGAAGGAGAACTGGGGAGAATCCACAATCGAGTGCAAATTTAATTGGGAGTTGATGAAGCAGGTGGTGGGCCAGTGCCATATCTTCCACCCCCAGCAGGCCTATCAATCTTTTACTGAAATTAAAAAATAA